A region of the Lysobacter sp. K5869 genome:
TTTAGTGGGCCGGTGTTGTATGCAACTATAACACCTAAACACGCCGCGTCAATCGCCGCGGACCCAACTGAAGTCATACTTGGGCGGAGCCGCTGATCCGGCCCGGCCGGGCGTCCTCCCGTCCCGTCCCGGCCGCGCTGGCCGGGCTCCCACTCATCTTCAGAGGCGTCCCATGCCCGCCATCGCCCCCGTTTCTCCCCGCCGCGCCGTCTCCGCCGCGCTGGCGCTCGGCCTGACCCTGGCCGTCGGCGCCGCCGCCGCGGCCGGCGGCCTGCTCGACCGCAGCTACCGCCCGCTCGCCGGCAAGCAGCCGGTGGAGCTGTCCAAGACCTACGCCGGCGACGTCGTGCTGGTGGTCAACACCGCCAGCAAATGCGGCTTCACCCCGCAATTCGAAGCGCTGGAAGGCCTGCACGCGAAATACAAGGCGCGCGGCTTCGCCGTGCTCGGCTTCCCCTCCGGCGATTTCAAGGCGCAGGAGTTCGAAGACGAGAAGCAGATCCAGGAGTTCTGCACGCTGACTTACGGGGTCAAGTTCCCGATGTTCGAGAAGGTGCACGTGGTCGGCGATCAGGCCACGCCGCTTTATAAGGATCTGGCCAAGGCCGCCGGCGAGGCGCCGAAGTGGAACTTCCACAAGTATTTGATCGGCCGCGACGGCAAGCTGATCGCGAGCTACGGCAGCAAGACCACGCCGGACGATCCGGCGGTGGTGGCGGCGATCGAGCGCGCCCTGGCCGCGCCGGCGCCCAAGCCGGTGGCGGCGCGCTGAGCGCGGAGGGCGATGGCGCCGTCGTGTGCGGCTCGGGCACGAGCTCGCTACGACCGCGGCACGATTTGCGCGCCCGGTCCGGTTTCCGGGCCGCGTCGCGGCCGCGACGGCGGAACTAAAACGCGCGGCGGCCGTCACATTGGAACATTGCCGCGTGCGGCCGCGCCCGCGACAATGACGGGCTCGCGCCGCGCGACGCCGCGGCGCGGCACTCCATCACTACCAGCAGCCACACCCAGAGTTTGGCAACCAGGAGCGGGACCCTAATGAAGCCCTTCGTGCGCGGCGCGGCCGTGTTGATGACCACCGCGGCGCTGTTCGCAGGCGCCGCCTCTGCCCAGGAAAAATCCGTGCTCGCCAACGAACGCGAAAAAATCAGCTACGCCATCGGCATGGACGTGGCGTCCTCGCTCAAGCCGGTCGGTCCCGACCTCGACACCGCCACCTTCGAGCGCGCGGTCAAGAACGTGTTCGACGGCGGCAAGCCGCTGATCACCCAGGACGAGGCCCGCACCGTCGACACCGCGCTGCGCGCGCGCATCGCCTCGCGCGAAGGCAAGCCGGCCCAGGGCACCCCGCCGGGCACGCCGCCGCCGGCGGTGGACAAGGCCAAGGTCGGTCTGCTGATCGGCACCTACATGGTCGGCCCGGCCCTGCAGCAGATCAAATCCGAAATCGAACTGCCGGTGCTGGTGCAGGCCGTGCGCACCTCGCTCGGCGGCGGCAAGACCCTGCTGGCCGAAGGCGACGCGCGCACCGTGCTGACCAACTTCAGCGAGCGCATGCAGGCCAAGGCCAAGGCCGACGCGGCCGCGGCGGGCGACAAGAACCTCAAGGAAGGCAAGGCGTTCCTGGAGGAGAACAAGAAGGTCAAGGGCGTGTTCGCGACCGGTTCGGGCCTGCAGTACATGATCCTGCGCCAGGGCTCGGGCGAGCGTCCCAAGCCGACCGACAAGGTCAGCGTGAACTACAAGGGCACGCTGCTCGACGGCAAGACCTTCGACAGCTCCTACGATCGCGGCCAGCCGGCCGAATTCCCGGTCAACGGCGTGATCCAGGGCTGGCAGGAAGGCCTGGCGATGATGCCGGTGGGCAGCAAGTTCAAGTTCTGGATTCCCTCCGAACTGGCCTACGGCCCCAACGGCGCGCCGCCGAGCATCGGCCCCAACGCGGTGCTGACCTTCGAAGTCGAGCTGCTCGACATCCTCTGATCCCCCGCACGCGCCGCGCGTCTGCGGCGCGTGAAGCAACGTTCAGCCGGCGCCGGGCAGTTTGTCCGGCCGGCCACCCACCTTCCGGTCATCCAAGTCTTTTCAGGAGTGCAGTTTGATGAAGCCTTTCATGCGTAACACCGCCCTGGCGATCGCCGTGGCTTCGATGGCGCTGTTCGCCGCGGGCTGCGATCAGGCCGGCAAGCCGGCCGGCGCCGACAAGGCGGCCGACGCCAAGAGCGGCGACAAGGCCGGCGATGCCAAGAAGGACGTCAAGGTCCTGGGCGGCATGAAGACCGAGAAGGAGCAGAACAGCTATCTGATCGGCATGGACATGGGCCGTTCGCTGGAACTGCTCAAGGACGATATCGA
Encoded here:
- a CDS encoding glutathione peroxidase, translated to MPAIAPVSPRRAVSAALALGLTLAVGAAAAAGGLLDRSYRPLAGKQPVELSKTYAGDVVLVVNTASKCGFTPQFEALEGLHAKYKARGFAVLGFPSGDFKAQEFEDEKQIQEFCTLTYGVKFPMFEKVHVVGDQATPLYKDLAKAAGEAPKWNFHKYLIGRDGKLIASYGSKTTPDDPAVVAAIERALAAPAPKPVAAR
- a CDS encoding FKBP-type peptidyl-prolyl cis-trans isomerase codes for the protein MKPFVRGAAVLMTTAALFAGAASAQEKSVLANEREKISYAIGMDVASSLKPVGPDLDTATFERAVKNVFDGGKPLITQDEARTVDTALRARIASREGKPAQGTPPGTPPPAVDKAKVGLLIGTYMVGPALQQIKSEIELPVLVQAVRTSLGGGKTLLAEGDARTVLTNFSERMQAKAKADAAAAGDKNLKEGKAFLEENKKVKGVFATGSGLQYMILRQGSGERPKPTDKVSVNYKGTLLDGKTFDSSYDRGQPAEFPVNGVIQGWQEGLAMMPVGSKFKFWIPSELAYGPNGAPPSIGPNAVLTFEVELLDIL